One segment of Tamlana crocina DNA contains the following:
- a CDS encoding porin: MKIKFAIALAFGLVLAAHSQEISETSFGKGLINFVAKDSSFSIKFAPRFQVRYNSQWNYNGNNYGSPEYDFSVRRARLKFDGFAYSPKLRYKLELGLSNRDISGANQFTRNAPRYILDAVIMWNFAKNLELWAGQTKLPGNVERVISSGNLQLINRSLLNRRFTLDRDMGIQLRHKSKLGGNFLMREKIAVSQGEGRNITEGNQGGLQYTARLELLPFGTFQSKGDYTGSDLKREASPKLMLGFTYDLNQDAVKTRSVLGNYMFRDDGSLYETDITTFFADAMFKYNRFSFMGEYANRTADNPVAVNADNSETGDIVLVGNALNLQAGYLLKCNYEFVGRFTTLNYKSVTNTLPTKQYTFGVNKFIVGHKLKVQSDLSYTTVNRTKDNILFRLGFDIHF, from the coding sequence ATGAAAATTAAATTTGCCATCGCGCTAGCGTTTGGCCTAGTACTAGCTGCACATTCTCAAGAAATCAGTGAGACTTCTTTTGGAAAAGGATTAATCAATTTTGTTGCAAAAGATAGTTCTTTCAGTATAAAATTCGCTCCCCGTTTTCAGGTTCGCTACAATTCCCAATGGAATTATAACGGCAATAACTATGGTAGCCCCGAATATGATTTTTCAGTCCGTCGTGCCCGATTAAAATTCGATGGTTTTGCCTATAGCCCTAAACTAAGGTACAAATTGGAGTTGGGACTTTCTAACAGAGACATTTCTGGAGCAAACCAGTTTACCCGTAACGCACCGCGTTATATTTTAGACGCCGTTATTATGTGGAACTTTGCCAAAAACCTCGAACTTTGGGCCGGACAAACCAAACTTCCCGGCAACGTAGAGCGTGTAATTTCGTCTGGCAACCTACAGTTAATCAACCGATCATTATTAAACAGGCGTTTTACCCTAGACCGCGATATGGGCATACAATTGCGACATAAATCAAAATTAGGCGGCAATTTCTTAATGCGTGAAAAAATCGCAGTATCGCAAGGGGAAGGACGCAATATTACGGAAGGCAACCAAGGCGGTTTGCAATACACAGCCCGGCTTGAACTTTTACCTTTTGGAACGTTTCAATCTAAAGGAGATTACACAGGTTCTGATTTAAAGCGGGAAGCCAGCCCTAAACTAATGCTGGGCTTCACTTACGACCTCAATCAGGATGCCGTAAAAACCCGAAGCGTTTTAGGCAATTACATGTTCAGGGATGATGGTTCGCTTTACGAAACCGACATCACCACCTTTTTTGCCGATGCCATGTTTAAGTACAACAGATTTTCATTTATGGGCGAATATGCCAACCGTACAGCCGATAACCCTGTTGCCGTAAATGCAGACAACTCCGAAACGGGCGATATCGTTTTGGTGGGTAATGCCCTGAATTTACAAGCGGGATACTTACTTAAATGCAATTATGAGTTTGTTGGGCGTTTCACCACTTTGAATTACAAGTCTGTTACCAATACTTTGCCAACCAAACAATACACTTTTGGCGTGAACAAATTTATAGTTGGGCACAAACTAAAAGTACAATCCGATTTAAGTTATACAACCGTTAACAGAACTAAAGATAACATTTTGTTCAGGTTAGGATTCGACATCCATTTTTAA
- a CDS encoding nicotinic acid mononucleotide adenyltransferase: MKKFILCFAFLITVVSFAQKEQKRDLKFNKDTNLIEVTYYHDNGVVSQTGFYTTDGKLQGEWLSFSAEGKKTVSGNYDNGKKVGKWFYYTNETVKEVDYNENVIASLKETDVKDDKGL; the protein is encoded by the coding sequence ATGAAGAAGTTTATTTTATGTTTTGCCTTTTTAATTACTGTGGTTTCTTTTGCTCAAAAAGAACAAAAGAGAGATTTAAAGTTTAACAAAGACACCAATTTAATTGAAGTAACTTACTATCATGACAATGGAGTGGTGAGCCAAACCGGTTTTTACACTACAGATGGTAAACTTCAAGGGGAGTGGTTAAGCTTTAGCGCAGAAGGCAAAAAAACAGTTTCTGGTAATTATGATAATGGTAAAAAAGTCGGCAAGTGGTTTTATTACACTAATGAAACCGTAAAAGAAGTAGATTACAATGAAAATGTAATCGCTAGTTTGAAGGAAACAGACGTTAAGGACGATAAAGGCCTATAA